From Pararhizobium sp. A13:
GCTGCGCGGGCATGAATTCCGGCGTCGCCGAGAACCTTGGCGATCAGGTTAGATGCCCCATTCATGACCAGATGCTGTTCGATAAAGGTCGGCTTGGAGGCGATGAAGCCGTTGAGCTTGACGATGCGGCGGATGCGCGAGAGATCGCCGCCAAGTGCTGCCTTGGCCTGGGCGAGAATGTTGATGGCGCAGAGTTCGGCTGCGCGCTGACCTGTCGCAACATCGACACCGTCACCGAGATGTCCGGTGATGGCAACCTTGCCGTTTTCCATCGGCAGTTGGCCGGAGATATAAAGATGCGATCCGCTGATGACGA
This genomic window contains:
- a CDS encoding RidA family protein is translated as MSAEIEARLKELGITLPQAAAPAANYVPFVISGSHLYISGQLPMENGKVAITGHLGDGVDVATGQRAAELCAINILAQAKAALGGDLSRIRRIVKLNGFIASKPTFIEQHLVMNGASNLIAKVLGDAGIHARAAVGMAALPFNAAVEIDAVIEIA